From Balneola sp. MJW-20, the proteins below share one genomic window:
- a CDS encoding DUF262 domain-containing protein, with the protein MPNYDGLALKKILEMESDGELLLPNFQRDFVWERSDQKQLIASYLIDIPIGSILLVEDKKGQYASRKLCFTENSSTIHKEEIQCQYLLDGQQRVSTLKSVFIDFWKEDWLQVLNKTYHKLRNRWFIKVKFEYDENDSNWLGLQWLKWDEAILKKCEPQDLIDQIHEEKIFETQTNKWFHPGFPEFYMSEKITPEESLEVEENHAAKQDILNQIISEKSVSDGLIPLYIVFDDNDDLLTQILNKIANKRADKLEALYKNNEKKLKYIFSDNRSIHKKLGDYDSGDSDIIQAWASLKAKWVEGVKTYLSSLKKQEIAVTTLDKSEINRAISVFEYMNKQGVTLDAFDLIVARAAVDNKHGISLREELVQNFNNEYKIPSKLKPPALKKLNEWHPTFFGIFEKDNINSSTQQVFINVLALNSYFNSSESIDKAYEGLKTEHIKSKTAIDLKSDEINSNFNPTLNGLKRAFAFFQFKLGCSKITDISYRLMLLPIAFFLQEDEIWSDEESLNKLEYWYWVSLLSDSFRDDKQQRVIDDIISLYEWLFEESNNPFNDRYKKVLAVDGWSDKNTLIQNDKNISAHSSIKNGLLSFILSQTPYDLLPISYKQKKLTTIDFTDLEIQDGEFNSFGYVHNIEKGKDILIRRNIHHIAPINSLNFWDKNDDDIRNNKDHKYNSPLNLTIISQISNNRIRDKKLNDYIKNIDSKSLQSHYINKEYLENIENDESYLRFLESRFNSIRGKVMSHLDDLVPSH; encoded by the coding sequence ATGCCAAATTACGATGGTTTAGCGTTAAAAAAAATCTTGGAAATGGAAAGTGATGGTGAACTGCTATTGCCTAACTTTCAAAGAGATTTTGTTTGGGAACGGTCAGATCAAAAACAATTAATAGCATCATATTTGATTGACATTCCAATCGGAAGCATACTTTTAGTTGAGGATAAAAAAGGTCAGTATGCAAGTAGAAAGTTGTGTTTCACTGAGAATTCATCAACAATTCATAAGGAGGAAATTCAATGTCAATACTTGCTGGATGGACAACAGAGAGTTTCTACACTTAAGAGTGTTTTTATTGATTTTTGGAAAGAAGATTGGTTGCAAGTTCTAAATAAAACTTACCATAAACTTAGAAATAGATGGTTTATTAAAGTAAAATTTGAATATGATGAAAATGATTCTAATTGGCTTGGTCTGCAATGGTTAAAGTGGGATGAAGCAATACTAAAAAAATGTGAACCTCAAGATTTAATAGACCAGATTCACGAAGAAAAAATATTTGAAACTCAAACAAATAAGTGGTTTCATCCTGGGTTTCCTGAATTCTATATGTCGGAAAAAATCACTCCAGAAGAGAGTCTTGAAGTTGAAGAAAATCATGCCGCTAAGCAGGATATACTTAATCAGATAATATCAGAAAAATCCGTAAGTGATGGTTTAATACCACTTTACATAGTTTTTGATGATAATGATGATTTGCTAACTCAGATATTGAATAAAATTGCAAATAAGAGAGCAGATAAACTCGAAGCGCTCTATAAAAATAATGAGAAAAAGCTAAAATACATATTCTCAGATAATAGAAGCATCCATAAAAAATTAGGTGACTATGATAGTGGAGACTCTGATATTATTCAAGCTTGGGCATCCCTAAAAGCAAAGTGGGTTGAGGGAGTAAAAACATACCTATCATCACTAAAAAAACAGGAAATTGCCGTAACTACTCTTGATAAGAGTGAAATTAACAGAGCGATCTCTGTTTTTGAGTATATGAACAAACAGGGAGTAACTCTTGATGCATTTGACTTAATAGTTGCAAGGGCTGCTGTTGACAACAAACATGGCATCTCATTAAGAGAAGAGCTAGTACAAAATTTTAACAATGAATATAAAATACCAAGTAAGTTAAAGCCGCCAGCATTAAAAAAACTCAATGAATGGCACCCTACTTTTTTTGGTATCTTTGAAAAGGATAATATCAACTCATCTACTCAGCAAGTTTTTATTAATGTACTTGCATTAAACTCATATTTTAATTCTTCTGAATCGATTGATAAAGCATATGAAGGGTTAAAAACTGAGCACATAAAAAGTAAGACAGCTATTGATTTAAAATCAGATGAGATCAATAGTAATTTCAATCCAACTCTAAATGGATTAAAGAGAGCATTTGCCTTTTTTCAATTTAAGCTTGGGTGTTCTAAAATTACCGATATAAGTTATCGTTTAATGCTTTTACCAATAGCTTTTTTTCTGCAAGAGGATGAAATTTGGAGTGATGAAGAAAGCCTAAATAAACTTGAATACTGGTACTGGGTGTCATTGCTTTCGGACTCTTTCAGAGATGACAAACAACAAAGAGTAATAGATGATATAATTAGCTTATATGAGTGGTTGTTTGAAGAAAGTAATAACCCTTTCAATGATAGATATAAGAAAGTTTTGGCAGTAGACGGATGGTCAGATAAGAATACCTTAATACAAAATGATAAAAATATTTCTGCCCATAGTAGTATTAAGAATGGTCTTTTATCCTTTATTTTATCGCAAACACCCTACGATCTTTTGCCAATTTCCTACAAGCAAAAAAAACTAACTACCATTGATTTTACCGACCTTGAAATTCAGGATGGAGAATTTAACAGTTTCGGATATGTACACAACATCGAAAAGGGTAAGGATATACTAATAAGAAGAAATATTCATCATATTGCTCCTATTAACAGTTTGAATTTTTGGGATAAAAATGATGACGATATAAGGAATAACAAGGATCATAAATATAATTCACCTTTAAACCTTACAATCATTTCTCAAATATCTAACAATCGAATTAGAGATAAAAAACTTAATGATTATATAAAAAATATAGACTCTAAATCTTTACAGTCACATTATATTAATAAAGAATATCTTGAAAACATTGAAAATGACGAGTCTTATTTAAGATTCTTAGAATCTAGATTTAATTCAATTAGAGGCAAAGTAATGTCTCACCTAGATGATCTCGTACCGTCACATTGA
- a CDS encoding DEAD/DEAH box helicase: MEKWLSRLDLNTLRKLAGEVVLQAIEDKVKSNLEGELSKVLLYKYGYSILEQKNIRLAIIDSFSQVESERLAAKLGIRYEGKSLIWLITEIQKKFKSFTYNKSLILCDFLGLSEDYHKQNNVDERPSSVSITVKHNEEARLKSYLHPYQKGVKDQALSRLITNSSDSFMVQMPTGSGKTYTAQEVMVDVLRSPNFNKFVVWIVNSNELAEQAFESFQHLWKIKGDKEILLHRMFGKFEPKFTPNNYGAVFIGFDKLNSILTNYEHKHYEETKFLIENTELVIVDEAHKSVAETYNNCIEAFNTYKSKLIGLTATPGRGSVDETLELVDLFSGDIVQIIDENNHPISDPISFLQKEEYLAEIDVELFKTDVAVKESTEGSILETLSKNPSRNSKIIDLIRQANENKESTLVFACSLDHVIALKILCDHENIPVEFIIGSVNQAERLNILQRFKDKEFFILINLDILSTGIDVPNVNKLIITRPVGSSILYSQIVGRALRGVKNGGNHRNTIINLKDNLLNYSDINSLFGKFELEWQGKINYSS, from the coding sequence ATGGAAAAATGGTTAAGCAGGCTTGATTTAAATACGTTGAGGAAATTAGCTGGGGAAGTTGTTCTTCAAGCGATCGAAGATAAAGTCAAATCGAACTTAGAAGGTGAACTGTCTAAAGTACTTTTATATAAGTATGGTTACAGTATACTTGAACAAAAAAATATTAGACTCGCAATAATTGATTCGTTTAGCCAAGTAGAATCAGAACGATTAGCGGCTAAACTCGGAATCAGATATGAAGGTAAAAGTTTAATTTGGTTGATTACGGAGATTCAAAAAAAGTTTAAGTCATTCACTTACAATAAATCGCTAATTCTCTGTGATTTTTTGGGACTATCCGAAGATTATCACAAACAAAACAATGTTGATGAACGCCCTTCTAGTGTAAGTATAACAGTTAAACATAATGAAGAGGCTCGTTTAAAATCTTACCTGCATCCATACCAAAAAGGAGTAAAAGACCAGGCTTTGTCTAGATTAATCACGAATAGCTCTGATTCTTTTATGGTGCAGATGCCAACAGGATCTGGTAAAACCTACACTGCACAGGAAGTAATGGTTGATGTATTGCGTAGTCCAAATTTTAACAAATTTGTGGTATGGATAGTTAATAGCAATGAATTAGCTGAACAAGCCTTTGAATCATTTCAGCATCTATGGAAGATCAAGGGTGATAAAGAGATCTTACTTCATAGAATGTTCGGGAAATTTGAACCCAAATTTACTCCAAACAATTATGGTGCTGTATTTATTGGATTTGATAAGCTAAACTCAATTCTAACCAATTACGAACACAAACATTATGAGGAAACAAAATTTTTAATTGAAAATACTGAATTGGTGATAGTAGATGAGGCACATAAATCTGTTGCCGAAACTTACAATAATTGTATTGAGGCATTTAATACTTATAAATCAAAACTCATAGGATTAACTGCTACTCCTGGAAGAGGAAGTGTTGATGAAACCTTGGAATTAGTTGATTTATTTTCAGGTGATATTGTTCAAATTATTGATGAAAATAACCATCCCATTTCTGACCCAATTAGTTTCCTCCAAAAAGAAGAGTATTTAGCTGAAATAGATGTCGAGTTGTTTAAAACAGATGTAGCCGTAAAAGAATCAACAGAAGGGTCAATATTAGAGACTTTATCTAAGAACCCTTCTAGAAATTCAAAGATTATAGACTTGATACGGCAGGCAAATGAGAATAAAGAGTCAACGCTTGTGTTCGCCTGCAGCCTTGACCATGTAATTGCTTTGAAAATCCTTTGTGATCATGAAAATATTCCGGTTGAGTTTATAATCGGTTCAGTAAATCAAGCTGAACGCCTAAATATCCTTCAAAGATTCAAAGACAAAGAATTCTTCATACTTATAAATCTGGATATTCTATCAACTGGTATCGATGTTCCGAATGTGAATAAACTGATAATAACGCGACCAGTCGGATCATCAATCTTATATAGTCAAATAGTTGGAAGAGCGCTTAGGGGTGTTAAAAATGGTGGAAACCATAGAAATACAATAATTAATCTTAAAGACAATCTTTTAAACTACTCTGATATTAATTCACTGTTCGGAAAATTTGAATTGGAGTGGCAAGGGAAAATTAATTACTCGTCATGA
- a CDS encoding NERD domain-containing protein — protein sequence MIYPENIIRPKESNYPEKRVHDCLKKISEKYDIFYSKRFIAATEGEKIEYEIDFIVALPNEAILVLEVKGGTIQYDGEQDVWIQSGRELKKDPIKQVTSASHSLVKRYPNLSSKVPFGWALVFPESELPDHFATPTNISRQQIIDQKDLIDIESAIENAISFWKSKLSEKQGARHYEYNNFKESILRGIGFVKKLGTKIQYDEQAILRLTDRQFDIFKRALGNKRLIVNGVAGSGKTLIAKSLASEFTESGLNTLMLCYNKTLSRKLSYDTSSKYNDNLRVYSYHSFAKRRIDEVDPGWWEDQSHDSNFWELEVAIKLDEISDHFEYKYDVLIIDEAQDFKDLWIESLLNFIEGSSKMYLFTDQDQDIFNRRLSVFEMMGFAQYELTENCRNTQKIIDLLNECSTQEIRSFEDSPIGEDVVHNIFKTDQDLVDSFKEGVLKLTKEEGLNTDQITILLNSQKAESPLNEVTKIGKYDFRSLAQNGRYFRDTIHFTTINVFKGLESDVVFLVNPDKENKKKFYTEASRAKHKLVILESQ from the coding sequence ATGATATATCCAGAGAATATTATAAGACCAAAAGAGTCAAACTATCCAGAAAAAAGGGTCCATGACTGTTTAAAAAAGATATCCGAAAAGTATGACATCTTTTATTCGAAACGATTTATTGCAGCAACAGAAGGAGAGAAAATTGAATATGAAATTGACTTCATTGTTGCCTTGCCAAATGAGGCGATTCTAGTTCTTGAGGTTAAGGGCGGAACTATTCAATATGATGGTGAACAGGACGTTTGGATTCAATCCGGGAGAGAACTAAAAAAAGATCCGATCAAGCAGGTAACATCGGCATCACATAGTCTAGTAAAAAGATATCCTAACCTTTCTTCAAAAGTTCCTTTTGGATGGGCCTTAGTTTTTCCCGAGTCAGAACTTCCAGATCATTTTGCTACGCCTACCAATATATCTAGACAACAAATCATCGACCAGAAGGATCTAATAGATATTGAAAGTGCAATAGAGAATGCAATCAGTTTCTGGAAGAGTAAATTATCAGAGAAACAGGGGGCTAGGCATTACGAGTATAACAACTTCAAAGAGTCAATACTTCGTGGCATAGGATTTGTAAAGAAACTTGGGACAAAAATTCAGTATGATGAACAGGCTATCCTTAGATTGACGGATAGGCAATTCGACATTTTTAAAAGAGCATTAGGTAATAAAAGACTAATTGTAAACGGAGTAGCAGGTTCCGGAAAAACTCTGATTGCGAAGTCATTAGCTTCTGAGTTTACTGAATCAGGCCTTAATACTTTGATGCTTTGTTATAACAAAACTCTGTCAAGAAAACTGTCTTATGATACAAGCAGTAAGTACAATGACAACTTAAGAGTATACAGCTATCATAGCTTTGCTAAGCGAAGAATTGATGAGGTTGATCCTGGATGGTGGGAAGATCAATCCCATGACAGCAATTTTTGGGAACTAGAGGTAGCGATAAAGTTGGATGAAATATCAGATCATTTTGAATATAAATATGATGTATTAATCATAGACGAGGCCCAGGATTTTAAAGATCTCTGGATCGAGTCACTTCTAAATTTTATTGAAGGCTCATCTAAAATGTATCTTTTTACTGATCAAGACCAGGATATATTTAACAGAAGACTTAGTGTATTTGAAATGATGGGGTTTGCACAGTACGAACTAACTGAGAATTGCAGAAATACACAAAAAATCATAGATCTTTTAAATGAATGTTCAACTCAAGAGATTCGATCTTTCGAAGATAGTCCTATCGGAGAAGATGTAGTTCATAATATCTTTAAAACTGACCAAGACCTTGTTGATTCCTTTAAGGAAGGTGTACTCAAGTTAACGAAAGAAGAAGGTCTCAATACAGATCAGATTACCATCTTGCTGAATAGTCAAAAAGCAGAGTCTCCGTTAAACGAAGTAACTAAGATCGGTAAGTATGATTTTCGTTCTCTTGCTCAAAATGGAAGGTATTTTAGAGATACCATTCATTTTACTACGATAAATGTCTTTAAGGGATTAGAGTCGGATGTGGTTTTTTTAGTTAATCCCGATAAGGAAAATAAGAAAAAATTTTATACTGAGGCTTCAAGAGCAAAGCATAAGCTAGTGATTTTAGAGTCGCAATAA
- a CDS encoding ATP-binding protein has protein sequence MNNTYFSFNALISLRSSGYKNTSYAIAELIDNSFDAEADTVKVIFIDSYGSNNRKYIKEIIVADDGTGMSRDVLQLCLQFGNTQNTDMDEILSKKIVGKFGFGLPNASLSQCKRVKVYSKQKGKSLFSSYLDLNELGEKESVEIPPAKEDSLPDYYKELSIDVEDNSGTVVSWSDLDRTSKARVRSLFREGKPIYGRIYKYLLSQGKKVQLEHWHYDKSNNKYQKKKIELIEPNDPLFLMEDTYIKNALKKDVEKNADYSPYFQKFLKNGKSLPTNTKLEDYSYTYPFEWKGKRYEFEIITSIAKGDIQKPGIRNPGNQTDTGKEYGKKMDDGNISFVRSDREIAAGHFGFYKPTEPNLRWISIEIKFNPDADDLMGVHNNKQSLEFTKQTVNKKGGDSPDVWDPFTATFSQAKEKLWLDLSTKIAACWKNAKNQTKKYASEWDAKHIADDDEDNKGLPGGSSQTDIVIKDVDGERSSSFSEEEKIALFDRLKERYKEVPNDHIVNAIRKYDKAKVRGCVLYSHSEGQHLWSYTHVANFLIVVINTNHAFYQNIIAPLRSGKAESALAGIELFLTSLAWEEHEQFSSNEDESYVLETYRNYVGIHLHRYIKKHDISIDAESLISEGND, from the coding sequence ATGAATAACACATATTTTTCATTTAACGCATTAATAAGTTTACGGTCTTCAGGGTACAAGAATACTTCTTATGCCATAGCTGAATTAATTGATAATTCCTTTGACGCTGAAGCAGACACCGTAAAAGTTATTTTTATTGATTCATACGGTTCAAATAATCGTAAGTACATAAAAGAAATTATCGTTGCTGATGATGGGACAGGAATGTCAAGGGATGTATTACAGCTATGTTTGCAGTTTGGTAATACACAGAACACCGATATGGATGAAATTTTAAGTAAGAAAATTGTCGGTAAGTTTGGTTTTGGCTTACCGAATGCCTCTCTAAGTCAATGCAAAAGAGTAAAAGTATATTCTAAACAGAAAGGAAAAAGCTTATTTAGCTCATATCTAGATCTAAACGAATTGGGAGAAAAGGAAAGCGTTGAAATTCCCCCAGCTAAAGAAGACTCTTTACCTGATTACTATAAAGAACTTTCAATTGATGTAGAAGATAATTCAGGTACTGTAGTTTCTTGGTCTGATCTTGATAGAACTTCAAAGGCAAGAGTCAGGAGCCTTTTCAGAGAGGGTAAGCCTATCTATGGTCGTATATATAAATACTTGCTATCCCAAGGTAAAAAGGTGCAATTAGAACATTGGCATTATGACAAATCAAATAACAAATACCAGAAGAAAAAGATTGAGCTAATAGAACCTAATGATCCTTTATTTTTAATGGAGGATACATACATTAAGAACGCTCTTAAAAAAGATGTAGAAAAAAACGCAGATTATTCTCCTTACTTCCAGAAGTTCTTAAAGAATGGAAAATCATTACCTACTAACACTAAATTAGAAGATTATTCATATACATATCCATTTGAATGGAAAGGTAAACGTTATGAATTTGAAATCATTACCTCAATAGCTAAAGGTGATATTCAAAAGCCTGGTATTCGTAATCCAGGAAATCAAACTGATACCGGAAAGGAGTATGGAAAGAAAATGGATGATGGGAATATTTCCTTTGTCCGTTCCGACCGAGAAATAGCAGCAGGACATTTTGGATTTTATAAACCTACTGAGCCCAATTTGAGGTGGATTTCGATAGAAATTAAGTTCAATCCGGATGCAGATGACTTAATGGGTGTTCATAACAACAAACAAAGTTTAGAGTTCACCAAGCAAACAGTTAATAAAAAAGGGGGGGATTCCCCAGATGTATGGGATCCATTTACAGCAACTTTTTCGCAGGCAAAGGAAAAACTGTGGTTGGATTTATCTACAAAAATTGCAGCTTGCTGGAAAAACGCAAAAAATCAAACAAAAAAATATGCTAGTGAATGGGATGCTAAGCATATAGCAGATGATGACGAGGATAATAAGGGGTTACCGGGGGGGTCTAGTCAAACTGATATAGTGATTAAAGATGTAGATGGTGAGAGAAGTTCATCATTTAGTGAAGAGGAAAAAATTGCTTTGTTTGATCGATTAAAAGAAAGGTATAAAGAGGTACCTAATGATCATATAGTTAACGCAATACGAAAGTATGATAAGGCAAAAGTTCGTGGTTGTGTTTTATATAGCCACTCAGAGGGACAACACCTTTGGTCTTATACACATGTTGCAAATTTTTTGATAGTGGTGATAAATACAAACCACGCCTTTTATCAAAATATTATTGCACCTCTAAGGTCCGGAAAAGCCGAATCAGCATTAGCTGGAATTGAATTATTTCTAACAAGCTTAGCATGGGAAGAACACGAACAGTTTAGTTCAAACGAAGATGAAAGCTATGTCCTTGAAACATATCGAAATTATGTAGGAATACACCTTCATAGATATATTAAAAAGCATGATATCAGCATTGATGCCGAATCGTTAATTAGTGAAGGAAATGATTAA
- a CDS encoding phosphoadenosine phosphosulfate reductase family protein: protein MSKVRHVLGISGGKDSAALALYMQQYFPSIELDLYSCDTGRELDETYELIDKLEAHLGLNVTKLHAVETAGMTIPNFEESEEISPFDYFLKEYGGFLPSTYSRWCTKDLKLKPFEEYIGDDPTVSYVAIRGDENREAYVSRNENVQTIFPFKKNIWSFDVLDVVMDYHNTGQLKDIYENIVKPDNLNRILEEVERPISMDHNFNKKVRTLLDLDVTAFNKAVFHFLKKTEFPLSRLSEEEFPLLDKSHVPQGDRIFVREQVFDLLEETVGVPEYYKKLEYEVDGEVGTYSRTRSGCFFCFYQQKIEWIWLYENNPEKFEAAKKYEKDGFTWIENESLDELTQPDRIAEIKRQHLEKKKNNNGTTSKTLLNNLLGEDEKGDYFDKEDEDYAGCTVCFI, encoded by the coding sequence ATGAGTAAAGTAAGACATGTATTGGGAATAAGTGGTGGAAAAGATTCAGCTGCTTTAGCATTGTACATGCAGCAATACTTCCCGTCTATAGAATTAGATCTCTATTCTTGTGATACTGGGCGAGAGTTGGACGAAACCTATGAGCTAATAGATAAATTGGAAGCTCATTTAGGATTGAATGTCACCAAGCTTCATGCAGTCGAGACTGCCGGAATGACGATCCCTAACTTCGAAGAATCAGAAGAGATCTCTCCGTTTGATTACTTTTTAAAAGAGTATGGAGGATTTTTACCTTCTACCTATTCACGTTGGTGTACTAAGGACCTCAAGTTGAAGCCCTTTGAGGAGTACATTGGTGATGACCCTACTGTTTCCTATGTAGCTATTCGAGGGGATGAAAATCGAGAGGCCTATGTATCACGGAATGAGAATGTTCAAACCATTTTCCCTTTTAAGAAAAATATCTGGTCTTTCGATGTATTAGATGTGGTGATGGATTATCACAATACGGGGCAGCTCAAAGACATCTATGAGAATATTGTAAAACCTGACAATCTCAACCGAATTTTGGAAGAGGTAGAACGTCCGATAAGTATGGATCATAACTTCAACAAGAAGGTTCGAACTTTACTTGATCTTGATGTTACTGCATTTAATAAGGCGGTATTTCATTTTCTGAAGAAAACGGAATTCCCATTGTCCCGTCTAAGCGAAGAAGAGTTTCCTCTCTTAGATAAAAGTCATGTTCCTCAAGGAGACCGAATCTTCGTTAGAGAACAGGTATTTGATCTACTCGAGGAGACAGTTGGCGTACCCGAGTATTATAAAAAGCTTGAATATGAGGTCGATGGGGAAGTGGGAACCTACTCACGAACTCGGTCAGGTTGTTTCTTCTGTTTCTACCAGCAGAAGATCGAATGGATCTGGTTGTATGAAAACAACCCAGAAAAATTCGAGGCGGCAAAGAAATACGAGAAGGATGGGTTTACCTGGATCGAAAATGAATCCTTGGATGAACTCACTCAACCCGACCGAATTGCTGAAATAAAAAGACAACACTTAGAAAAGAAAAAGAATAATAACGGTACAACCTCAAAAACACTCCTCAATAATCTCCTAGGGGAAGACGAAAAGGGAGATTATTTCGATAAAGAAGATGAGGATTATGCGGGTTGTACGGTTTGTTTTATTTAA
- a CDS encoding HNH endonuclease, which translates to MDKHRFPIIDGQTGFRVIRTSFNEAYQEGKIEFREDGIYLIHEDREWRGYMFMPTYRIEKYDSFPRIHLLRCDVIDKFLNKGIFSQYYDWSNSNTNDIIDRDTNEEYTSQTLNVCSRCKKQLFEDIDDSQDFFELLDKSDQHETQIEVDIFGYARDWPRISKAYRKDRKYTCEECGVKVEQGFDQRFLHVHHIHEKENNNYNNLKCLCILCHKYQDSVHEENFSTAHSIKTISQFIEKYHVHLNQELLVQFKNEINQRI; encoded by the coding sequence TTGGACAAACATCGATTTCCTATTATAGATGGGCAAACTGGCTTCCGTGTAATTCGCACCAGCTTTAATGAGGCATATCAAGAAGGAAAGATTGAGTTCAGAGAAGACGGTATATATTTAATTCATGAAGACAGAGAATGGCGCGGGTATATGTTTATGCCTACCTACAGAATTGAAAAATATGACTCCTTTCCTAGAATCCATTTACTGCGGTGTGATGTAATTGACAAATTTTTAAACAAAGGTATTTTTAGTCAGTATTATGATTGGTCCAACAGCAATACTAATGATATTATCGATCGGGATACTAATGAGGAGTACACAAGTCAAACGCTTAATGTTTGCAGCAGATGTAAGAAGCAACTTTTTGAAGACATCGATGATTCACAAGACTTTTTTGAATTATTGGATAAGAGTGATCAACATGAAACACAGATAGAAGTAGATATTTTTGGCTATGCAAGAGACTGGCCTCGAATAAGTAAGGCGTATAGAAAAGATAGAAAATATACCTGCGAAGAATGTGGAGTTAAAGTCGAGCAGGGTTTTGATCAGCGGTTTCTCCATGTTCATCATATCCATGAAAAGGAGAATAATAACTATAACAATCTGAAGTGCTTGTGCATCTTGTGTCATAAGTACCAAGATTCGGTGCATGAAGAGAATTTTAGCACCGCACATTCAATAAAAACTATTTCTCAATTTATTGAGAAATACCATGTGCACTTAAACCAAGAATTATTAGTCCAATTCAAAAATGAAATAAATCAACGTATTTAA
- a CDS encoding phospholipase D-like domain-containing protein: MIRENNLIDSFQVADQLRIFLSEGKIDIYCPFISQDTLVSLYDVNEEIRRITVRWRKEDFESGVADLDLYRFCKDRAIQLYINHRIHLKAILKDNDSVFFGSANLTDQGINLNEVENFNFELSYIKENLQLIELSYFESIIQDSIYVDDEIFNSIQRQLGEVVHSDKEKFDLPDSKYYYISQLPITYNPLDLFNYYKANITHKDNIYFDCALHDLSIYKVTGASNLEEFKAKLFNSFINHPFILNLIGHLSDDGYLYFGAVKQWIQENCLDTPVPRRKELTETVQTLYNWIDVLGSEYFIVDRPRHSQRIRIIKEIF, from the coding sequence GTGATTAGAGAAAATAATCTCATAGATTCATTTCAAGTTGCAGACCAGCTAAGAATCTTCTTAAGTGAAGGGAAAATTGATATATACTGTCCCTTTATAAGTCAAGACACACTTGTAAGCTTATACGATGTTAATGAAGAAATACGGAGGATAACTGTACGCTGGAGAAAAGAAGATTTTGAATCAGGAGTAGCTGATCTGGACCTATACAGGTTTTGTAAAGATAGAGCAATTCAGCTATATATTAATCATAGAATTCATTTAAAGGCAATTCTTAAGGACAATGATAGTGTATTTTTTGGTTCGGCAAATTTAACAGATCAAGGAATTAACTTGAATGAAGTTGAAAATTTTAACTTTGAATTGTCTTACATAAAAGAAAATCTTCAGCTTATTGAGCTTTCATACTTTGAGTCAATCATACAAGATTCAATTTATGTGGATGATGAAATATTTAATAGCATTCAAAGACAATTAGGAGAAGTAGTTCATTCTGACAAAGAAAAGTTTGATCTTCCCGACAGTAAATATTATTACATATCCCAATTACCTATAACTTATAATCCTCTAGACTTATTTAATTACTATAAGGCCAATATTACACATAAGGATAACATATATTTTGATTGTGCCCTACATGACTTGAGTATTTATAAAGTGACTGGAGCTAGCAACCTTGAAGAATTTAAAGCCAAATTATTTAATTCGTTTATAAATCATCCATTCATATTGAACTTGATAGGGCATCTTAGCGACGATGGCTATTTATATTTTGGGGCGGTTAAACAGTGGATTCAAGAAAATTGCTTAGATACACCTGTTCCTCGAAGGAAAGAGCTTACAGAAACGGTCCAAACTCTTTATAATTGGATTGATGTACTCGGAAGTGAATACTTTATTGTTGATCGCCCTAGACATTCCCAGCGAATAAGAATCATTAAAGAGATTTTTTAG